A genomic segment from Curtobacterium sp. MCSS17_007 encodes:
- a CDS encoding exonuclease SbcCD subunit D: MRILHTGDWHLGRTLLGADLLEHQAAFTDFLVDTVRTRAVDLVVIAGDVYDRAIPPVDAVRILSRTLERLAETATVVLTPGNHDSAARLGFGAGIMHDRVRILAEPAGIGTPVLLADDHGPVAVHGIPYLHPDLTRYALAAVPDEPLARSHQAVVGAAMERIRADLAARPGTRSVVVAHAFVGGAEPSDSEQDIRVGGVDMVSASVFDGVDYVALGHLHGPQRVGTDDRIRYAGSPLAFSFGERHHRKSVTIVDLAADGAVAVETVPAPVPRRLVDVRATIDAIESGAHRSDADAWVRVAVTDTVHPERMYARVKEQFPHALAITHEPADRPERAAARTVTATSDPVEVAADFVAFATGAAPSDDDRAVLTEAYEAAALAMHDDRGR; the protein is encoded by the coding sequence ATGCGGATCCTGCACACGGGCGACTGGCACCTCGGCCGGACCCTGCTCGGCGCGGACCTGCTCGAGCACCAGGCGGCCTTCACGGACTTCCTCGTGGACACCGTCCGCACCAGGGCCGTCGACCTCGTCGTGATCGCGGGCGACGTCTACGATCGCGCGATCCCACCGGTCGACGCCGTCCGGATCCTCTCCCGCACACTCGAGCGTCTGGCCGAGACCGCGACGGTGGTGCTCACGCCCGGCAACCACGACTCGGCGGCGCGTCTCGGCTTCGGCGCCGGCATCATGCACGACCGCGTGCGCATCCTGGCCGAGCCCGCGGGCATCGGCACACCCGTGCTCCTCGCCGACGACCACGGGCCGGTCGCGGTGCACGGCATCCCGTACCTGCACCCGGACCTGACGCGCTACGCGCTCGCGGCCGTCCCCGACGAACCGCTCGCCCGGTCGCACCAGGCGGTCGTGGGGGCCGCGATGGAGCGGATCCGTGCCGACCTCGCCGCCCGACCGGGGACCCGCAGTGTCGTCGTCGCGCACGCGTTCGTCGGCGGTGCCGAACCGAGCGACAGCGAACAGGACATCCGGGTGGGCGGGGTCGACATGGTCTCCGCCTCGGTGTTCGACGGGGTCGACTACGTCGCCCTCGGGCACCTGCACGGCCCGCAGCGCGTCGGTACCGACGACCGGATCCGTTACGCCGGGTCGCCGTTGGCGTTCTCGTTCGGGGAACGGCACCATCGCAAGAGCGTGACCATCGTCGACCTCGCCGCCGACGGCGCGGTCGCGGTGGAGACGGTCCCCGCGCCCGTGCCCCGCCGCCTCGTCGACGTCCGCGCCACGATCGACGCGATCGAGTCCGGCGCGCACCGCTCGGATGCGGACGCCTGGGTCCGGGTCGCCGTGACCGACACGGTGCACCCCGAGCGCATGTACGCCCGGGTGAAGGAGCAATTCCCGCACGCGCTCGCGATCACGCACGAGCCAGCCGACCGACCCGAGCGCGCAGCGGCACGCACGGTGACGGCGACGTCCGACCCCGTCGAGGTGGCCGCCGACTTCGTCGCGTTCGCCACCGGAGCCGCCCCGAGCGACGACGACCGTGCGGTCCTGACCGAGGCGTACGAGGCAGCCGCCCTCGCGATGCACGACGACCGGGGGCGTTGA
- a CDS encoding SMC family ATPase, translating into MYLHRLELRAIGPYPGLVTIDFAALAASGVFLLEGPTGSGKSTIIDAVVFALYGGLAGEGSTHDRLHSQHADPGVEPFVELVFETGAGVYRVRRTPQYDRPKQRGQGTVRQQASAQLFRLAHPTDAVGEPVSSRIPEIGLEVARIVGLDRAQFLQTVVLPQGEFARFLRSPGEERRKLLQSLFGTQVYDRTADELAARRRAVQAEVDAADARVRDALSRFGQAAGVDEPDEQSVPDTLGTLRALATETAARRAEAVATAERARAHEQDVAARRTARVRRAALLERRQQLDDGAESVTAARERLGLAERAARVTATADGLDAARARGDEAARTAHDLRVRSGVPTDGDVPARRADLVACAGAVRHLVAVEAALPGRRRAITDAAARAERLVARRAELDRRLEARPAERAALVEEARSAATAAGDAEPARVEVERLARLRSDLDARDAATVAVARAEQVVAERRLRAEELLRTEQTLRARRIAGLAGELGAALRPGDPCPVCGAAEHPDVALPQADHPGADAVDAAAAAARAAEHALADAATALAVERATLDRLAAAVGDTDVDALAEQTTAAAERVRAARAAAARVAEVEQRRSAHDEETRALEGEHNTVQAEHAVLLATGAAEADRLEQDADAVATALERATALVVDPWSVDSSGTGSPGPASLHDAVQELDGLIARAGAVIAADDRSVAAAQAVEERAAELARALADQDFDTLGAARAAALTPHEAAALRTAVETAERERAVVDAGLAEPAVVAAAAEADADLDLDAARAAHAAAVETADAATRAAVSAADRAASADRCAAELARAVRARDDTSARSRAVVRLADVANGVATVNPTGITLGTYVLMRRFEDVVAAANDRLRGMLAGRFTLETSDEREAGSRARRTGLALAVHDHTTDTRRAPGSLSGGETFTVSLCLALGLADVVQAEAGGVSLGTLFVDEGFGTLDPETLDDVIGQLARLTAGGRQVGIVSHVEELKQRIPERIAVRRAPDGGSRVTTTV; encoded by the coding sequence ATGTACCTGCACCGTCTCGAGCTCCGCGCGATCGGGCCCTACCCAGGCCTGGTCACGATCGACTTCGCCGCGCTCGCCGCGTCCGGGGTCTTCCTGCTCGAGGGCCCGACCGGCTCCGGCAAGTCGACCATCATCGACGCGGTGGTGTTCGCGCTGTACGGCGGTCTGGCGGGCGAGGGGTCGACGCACGACCGTCTGCACAGCCAGCACGCGGACCCCGGGGTCGAGCCCTTCGTCGAGCTCGTCTTCGAGACGGGCGCCGGCGTGTACCGGGTCCGTCGCACCCCGCAGTACGACCGCCCGAAGCAGCGCGGCCAGGGGACCGTCCGACAGCAGGCGTCCGCCCAGCTCTTCCGGCTCGCCCACCCGACGGACGCCGTGGGGGAGCCGGTGTCCTCGCGGATCCCCGAGATCGGGCTCGAGGTCGCTCGGATCGTCGGGCTCGACCGCGCCCAGTTCCTGCAGACGGTCGTGCTGCCGCAGGGGGAGTTCGCCCGGTTCCTGCGCTCCCCGGGCGAGGAGCGCCGGAAGCTCCTGCAGTCCCTCTTCGGCACGCAGGTCTACGACCGCACCGCCGACGAGCTCGCCGCGCGCCGGCGGGCGGTCCAGGCCGAGGTCGACGCGGCGGACGCCCGGGTCCGCGACGCGTTGAGCCGGTTCGGCCAGGCCGCCGGGGTCGACGAGCCGGACGAGCAGTCCGTGCCGGACACCCTCGGCACCCTCCGGGCACTCGCCACCGAGACCGCTGCCCGGCGAGCCGAAGCGGTCGCGACGGCCGAGCGAGCCCGTGCGCACGAGCAGGACGTGGCCGCGCGACGCACCGCCCGCGTCCGTCGGGCGGCGTTGCTCGAACGCCGCCAGCAGCTCGACGACGGTGCGGAGTCGGTCACGGCGGCGCGGGAACGACTCGGTCTCGCCGAACGAGCAGCCCGGGTCACGGCGACCGCCGACGGGCTCGACGCGGCTCGGGCGCGCGGGGACGAGGCCGCCCGCACCGCGCACGACCTCCGTGTCCGGTCGGGAGTCCCGACCGACGGCGACGTGCCCGCCCGTCGTGCCGACCTCGTCGCCTGCGCCGGGGCGGTCCGCCACCTCGTCGCGGTCGAGGCCGCGTTGCCCGGTCGGCGCCGCGCCATCACGGACGCCGCGGCCCGAGCGGAGCGACTCGTCGCCCGCCGCGCCGAGCTCGACCGGCGGCTCGAGGCCCGTCCCGCCGAGCGGGCTGCCCTGGTCGAGGAGGCCCGCAGCGCGGCGACGGCAGCGGGGGACGCCGAACCCGCCCGGGTCGAGGTCGAGCGGCTCGCGCGGCTCCGGTCCGACCTCGACGCGCGAGACGCAGCGACCGTCGCCGTCGCCCGGGCCGAGCAGGTCGTGGCCGAGCGCCGCCTCCGGGCCGAGGAACTCCTGCGGACGGAGCAGACGCTCCGCGCTCGCCGGATCGCCGGACTGGCGGGCGAGCTCGGCGCCGCCCTCCGTCCCGGTGACCCGTGCCCCGTCTGCGGCGCGGCCGAGCACCCGGACGTCGCCCTGCCCCAGGCCGACCACCCGGGTGCCGACGCCGTCGACGCCGCCGCTGCCGCGGCGCGAGCGGCCGAGCACGCGCTGGCCGATGCCGCGACGGCGCTCGCGGTCGAACGGGCCACGCTCGACCGGCTCGCGGCCGCCGTCGGTGACACGGACGTCGACGCGCTCGCCGAGCAGACCACGGCGGCCGCCGAACGGGTCCGGGCGGCACGCGCCGCCGCTGCTCGGGTCGCCGAGGTCGAGCAGCGCCGGTCCGCCCACGACGAGGAGACCCGGGCGCTCGAGGGTGAGCACAACACCGTGCAGGCCGAGCACGCCGTGCTGCTGGCCACGGGCGCAGCCGAGGCCGACCGACTGGAGCAGGACGCCGACGCGGTGGCGACCGCCCTCGAGCGGGCCACGGCGCTCGTGGTCGACCCGTGGTCGGTCGACTCCTCCGGTACGGGCTCGCCGGGCCCGGCATCGCTGCACGACGCCGTCCAGGAGCTCGACGGGCTGATCGCGCGAGCAGGCGCCGTGATCGCGGCGGACGACCGGTCCGTCGCGGCGGCACAGGCCGTGGAGGAACGTGCGGCGGAGCTCGCTCGTGCCCTGGCCGACCAGGACTTCGACACCCTCGGGGCCGCTCGTGCCGCGGCCCTGACCCCGCACGAGGCCGCTGCGCTCCGGACCGCGGTCGAGACGGCCGAACGTGAACGTGCCGTCGTGGACGCCGGGCTGGCGGAACCCGCCGTGGTCGCCGCCGCCGCGGAGGCCGATGCGGACCTCGACCTCGACGCCGCCCGCGCGGCCCACGCCGCTGCGGTCGAGACCGCCGATGCCGCGACCCGCGCCGCGGTGTCCGCTGCGGACCGCGCCGCGTCGGCCGACCGGTGCGCCGCCGAGCTCGCTCGGGCGGTGCGGGCGCGTGACGACACCTCGGCGCGCAGCCGCGCGGTCGTCCGGCTCGCGGACGTGGCGAACGGCGTCGCGACGGTGAACCCGACCGGCATCACCCTCGGGACCTACGTGCTCATGCGCCGGTTCGAGGACGTCGTCGCCGCCGCCAACGACCGGCTGCGCGGGATGCTCGCCGGGCGCTTCACGCTCGAGACCTCCGACGAGCGCGAAGCGGGGTCGCGAGCACGGCGCACGGGGCTCGCCCTCGCGGTGCACGACCACACCACGGACACCCGTCGCGCGCCCGGCAGCCTGTCCGGCGGCGAGACGTTCACCGTCTCGCTGTGCCTGGCGCTCGGGCTCGCCGACGTCGTGCAGGCCGAGGCGGGCGGGGTGTCCCTCGGGACGCTGTTCGTCGACGAGGGGTTCGGCACCCTCGACCCGGAGACCCTCGACGACGTCATCGGGCAGCTCGCCCGACTGACGGCGGGCGGGCGGCAGGTCGGCATCGTCAGCCACGTCGAGGAGCTCAAGCAGCGCATCCCGGAACGGATCGCCGTCCGCAGGGCTCCCGACGGCGGGTCACGGGTGACGACCACCGTCTGA
- a CDS encoding class E sortase encodes MTAHDTVETRGSSRPDDDSRPPRRPRRRQTVGGALVALLAELLIIAGAGTGLYVAWTAWWTDVVAVNEQTKLVDDLGQRAAPKVEGSEHRGEAPVLAEPPDLTAVFGTMQIPRFGADYLRPIGEGTDRERVLNTIGLGHYQDTAMPGAEGNFAVAGHRVTYGKPLNQIAELKTDDAIVVRVTDEATDFDVWYVYKVTDSQIVTPDKIETIAPVPNQPGVTPTADDRWLTLTACHPMWSAKERYVTHAKLDYWMPASEGTPKELSETPK; translated from the coding sequence GTGACCGCACACGACACCGTCGAGACGCGTGGGTCCTCGCGTCCCGACGACGACTCGCGGCCCCCGCGGCGCCCCCGTCGTCGCCAGACCGTCGGCGGGGCACTCGTCGCACTCCTCGCCGAGCTGCTCATCATCGCCGGGGCCGGGACGGGTCTGTACGTGGCGTGGACCGCCTGGTGGACGGACGTGGTCGCCGTGAACGAGCAGACGAAGCTCGTCGACGACCTGGGCCAGCGTGCGGCGCCCAAGGTCGAGGGGTCCGAGCACCGTGGCGAAGCGCCCGTGCTCGCCGAGCCGCCGGACCTCACCGCCGTGTTCGGCACGATGCAGATCCCGCGGTTCGGTGCCGACTACCTGCGCCCGATCGGTGAGGGCACCGACCGTGAGCGGGTGCTCAACACGATCGGCCTCGGCCACTACCAGGACACCGCGATGCCCGGGGCCGAGGGCAACTTCGCCGTCGCCGGTCACCGTGTCACCTACGGCAAGCCGCTCAACCAGATCGCCGAGCTGAAGACCGACGACGCGATCGTCGTCCGGGTGACGGACGAGGCGACGGACTTCGACGTCTGGTACGTCTACAAGGTCACGGACTCCCAGATCGTCACGCCGGACAAGATCGAGACGATCGCCCCCGTGCCGAACCAGCCGGGCGTCACGCCGACCGCCGACGACCGCTGGCTGACCCTCACCGCCTGCCACCCGATGTGGTCCGCGAAGGAGCGGTACGTGACCCACGCCAAGCTCGACTACTGGATGCCCGCGTCGGAGGGCACCCCGAAGGAACTCTCGGAGACGCCGAAGTGA
- a CDS encoding GNAT family N-acetyltransferase — MTPVFRPFRPDDTEAVVALWDTCGLLRPWNDPYRDIARKVAEQPELFLVAEVDASTADPSATGPNATGPSGMHPSTAPALGIVGAGMAGYDGHRGWVNYLAVRPDQQGSGLGRAFMAEFERLLRARGCPKVNVQVREGNEQVLGFYASLGYAEDRAVSLGKRLVVDDRRSRTP; from the coding sequence ATGACCCCGGTGTTCCGTCCGTTCCGTCCCGACGACACCGAGGCGGTCGTCGCCCTGTGGGACACGTGCGGACTGCTGCGACCGTGGAACGACCCGTACCGCGACATCGCCCGCAAGGTCGCGGAGCAGCCCGAGCTGTTCCTGGTCGCCGAGGTCGACGCGAGCACAGCCGACCCGAGCGCAACCGGGCCGAACGCAACCGGCCCGAGCGGGATGCACCCGAGCACGGCCCCGGCCCTCGGGATCGTGGGTGCCGGCATGGCGGGCTACGACGGACACCGCGGCTGGGTCAACTACCTCGCCGTGCGCCCCGACCAGCAGGGCTCCGGACTCGGCCGGGCCTTCATGGCCGAGTTCGAGCGCCTGCTCCGGGCGCGCGGTTGCCCGAAGGTCAACGTGCAGGTGCGCGAGGGCAACGAGCAGGTGCTCGGCTTCTACGCCTCGCTCGGGTACGCCGAGGACCGCGCGGTCTCGCTCGGCAAGCGCCTCGTCGTCGACGACCGACGGAGCCGGACACCCTAG
- a CDS encoding EamA family transporter, whose product MLTVLLALTGAVVYGAADFLGGLAARTTRAVAVAAAAAAVGLLPLLVGALVVGAVFSGPAVLVGAAAGVSGSVAVLLLYRALAVGPMSVLSPLTAVFAAVTPVVVALVGGTVLSVPAWAALVVAVLAVVLVAAVREPSGARVTVGGVVTAAVAGCGFGGIVLAYDAVPEDAGVASLLVARVVQAVLLGTVAVVVALRPGGTTDPVTPAHPVLTAAPTVRRSARWSPRLVVTVAACGVLDALANACIQAALHLGRSDAALPVVSVLNALYPVGTVVLAGIVLRERLTAVQWTGIVLAFGASVGLALA is encoded by the coding sequence GTGCTCACCGTCCTCCTCGCACTGACCGGCGCGGTCGTCTACGGTGCCGCGGACTTCCTCGGCGGGCTCGCAGCCCGGACGACCCGTGCCGTGGCCGTCGCGGCGGCGGCGGCCGCCGTCGGCCTGCTGCCGTTGCTCGTCGGTGCACTCGTCGTGGGCGCGGTCTTCTCGGGTCCGGCCGTGCTGGTCGGCGCCGCCGCCGGCGTCTCCGGGTCGGTGGCGGTGCTGCTGCTCTACCGCGCACTCGCCGTCGGACCGATGAGCGTGCTCTCGCCGCTGACCGCGGTGTTCGCGGCAGTCACCCCGGTCGTCGTCGCGCTGGTGGGCGGGACGGTGCTGTCGGTCCCCGCCTGGGCCGCGCTCGTCGTGGCGGTGCTCGCGGTGGTCCTGGTGGCGGCCGTGCGCGAACCGTCCGGTGCCCGGGTCACGGTGGGCGGCGTCGTGACGGCGGCCGTGGCCGGATGCGGCTTCGGCGGGATCGTGCTGGCGTACGACGCGGTGCCGGAGGACGCCGGGGTCGCGTCGCTCCTGGTCGCGCGGGTGGTGCAGGCGGTGCTGCTCGGGACCGTGGCGGTCGTGGTGGCGCTCCGGCCGGGAGGCACGACGGACCCCGTCACGCCGGCCCACCCCGTGCTCACTGCCGCTCCCACCGTGCGGCGGTCGGCGCGGTGGTCACCACGGCTGGTGGTGACGGTCGCCGCGTGCGGTGTGCTCGACGCGCTCGCGAACGCGTGCATCCAGGCGGCACTGCACCTCGGACGGAGCGACGCGGCGCTCCCCGTGGTGAGCGTCCTCAACGCGCTCTACCCGGTCGGGACGGTCGTGCTCGCCGGGATCGTGCTGCGCGAGCGGCTCACCGCGGTGCAGTGGACGGGGATCGTGCTGGCGTTCGGTGCCTCGGTCGGGTTGGCGCTGGCCTAG
- a CDS encoding CPBP family intramembrane glutamic endopeptidase encodes MSVPYHRLPRVDGRWRWWRPLVALAFLVGWYVVTQIVIAVAYFVPIGATQGVTGVTGLQDDLASGALDPTDPLILSLTLVSLVVLLPGVLLAVKIARIGPAGTLSSVRFRVRWRWTLWCLLPTIVIAIPMFLLQTWGMFTFDGGFGWDHAAIGQSTVSPGMLTLTIVMVLLLVPFQGAAEEYVFRGFLVQTIASWIPVRIVGVVVAVTVSTVLFAAGHIANGYNVWGILDVGSFGLVAAIIVLRTGGMEATVLQHAFNNIMIFVLQAPGWSKVDLDSSNSTPESFVFSFGTSLAFWSMVELLARWRRLDRRFPGHEAPRFRGTPPVWAGGRQWTRPGGTSWSLAPARVSGSAGRTSGGGAVATAGSEGSAPGAGTDGAAPVDSASGVARRP; translated from the coding sequence GTGAGCGTTCCGTACCACCGCCTGCCCCGTGTCGATGGCCGCTGGCGTTGGTGGCGCCCGCTGGTCGCCCTGGCGTTCCTGGTCGGGTGGTACGTCGTCACCCAGATCGTGATCGCGGTGGCGTACTTCGTGCCGATCGGCGCGACGCAGGGGGTCACCGGGGTCACCGGTCTCCAGGACGACCTGGCCAGCGGTGCCCTCGACCCGACCGACCCGCTCATCCTGTCGCTCACGCTCGTCTCGCTGGTGGTACTGCTGCCGGGCGTCCTGCTCGCGGTCAAGATCGCCCGGATCGGTCCGGCGGGCACGCTGTCGTCGGTGCGGTTCCGGGTGCGCTGGCGCTGGACGCTCTGGTGCCTGCTCCCCACCATCGTCATCGCGATCCCGATGTTCCTGCTGCAGACCTGGGGCATGTTCACGTTCGACGGCGGCTTCGGGTGGGACCACGCCGCCATCGGTCAGTCGACCGTGTCCCCGGGGATGCTGACCCTGACGATCGTGATGGTGCTGCTGCTCGTGCCGTTCCAGGGCGCGGCCGAGGAGTACGTCTTCCGCGGGTTCCTCGTCCAGACCATCGCGTCGTGGATCCCGGTCCGGATCGTCGGGGTCGTGGTCGCCGTGACCGTGTCGACCGTCCTGTTCGCGGCCGGGCACATCGCGAACGGCTACAACGTCTGGGGCATCCTCGACGTCGGCTCGTTCGGTCTGGTCGCGGCGATCATCGTCCTCCGGACCGGCGGCATGGAGGCCACCGTGCTGCAGCACGCCTTCAACAACATCATGATCTTCGTGCTGCAGGCGCCGGGCTGGTCGAAGGTCGACCTCGACTCGTCGAACAGCACGCCCGAGAGCTTCGTGTTCTCGTTCGGGACGTCGCTCGCGTTCTGGAGCATGGTCGAGCTGCTGGCCAGGTGGCGCCGGCTCGACCGCCGGTTCCCGGGGCACGAGGCTCCGCGCTTCCGCGGGACCCCGCCGGTCTGGGCCGGTGGCCGGCAGTGGACCCGGCCGGGAGGCACGAGCTGGTCGCTCGCGCCGGCCCGCGTCTCCGGGTCGGCCGGTCGCACGTCGGGTGGCGGTGCGGTCGCCACCGCCGGTTCCGAGGGCTCCGCGCCGGGCGCCGGCACCGACGGTGCCGCACCTGTGGACAGTGCCTCGGGTGTCGCCCGTCGCCCGTAG
- the recQ gene encoding DNA helicase RecQ — MSTTPAPSVAPAPSPSRAAALDVLHRVWGYDDFRGQQAAIIDRVVTGGDALVLMPTGGGKSLCYQVPALVRDGVGVVVSPLIALMQDQVDALAANGVRAAFLNSTQGPDERARVERAVVSGEVDMLYLAPERLRLESTRSLLDRARIALFAIDEAHCVAQWGHDFRPDYLELSVLHERWPTVPRIALTATATPQTHREISGRLGLDDAAHFVADFDRPNIQYRIEPKTGALQQLLTFIKTEHSGDAGIVYCLSRNSVERTAAALADQGIPALPYHAGLDARVRERNQSTFLREDGVVMVATIAFGMGIDKPDVRFVAHLDLPKSVEGYYQETGRAGRDGLPSTAWLAYGLNDVVQQRRMIDQSEGDAAHRRQLSAHLDAMLALCETIECRRVRLLAYFGQESTACGNCDTCIAPPEPWDGTVPAQKFLSTVVRLERERGQRYGVAHLVDILVGKQSPRVQELRHDSLATFGIGNDLGEGEWRAVARQLLAQGYAAVSGDGFGTVVLSPTSAEVLSGRTRVLMRRDPVKAPRASRARRQVVTDMPQEALGLFEALRAWRAAQAREQGVPAYVVFNDATLRGIAAVKPADEDALAEISGVGGAKLERYGRAVLDVVAAHD; from the coding sequence ATGAGTACCACGCCAGCGCCCTCCGTCGCGCCGGCGCCGTCGCCCTCGCGCGCGGCGGCGCTCGACGTGCTCCACCGGGTGTGGGGCTACGACGACTTCCGCGGGCAGCAGGCCGCGATCATCGACCGGGTCGTGACCGGTGGCGACGCCCTGGTGCTCATGCCGACCGGTGGCGGCAAGTCGCTCTGCTACCAGGTGCCGGCGCTCGTGCGCGACGGCGTCGGGGTGGTCGTCTCGCCGCTCATCGCCCTGATGCAGGACCAGGTCGACGCCCTCGCCGCGAACGGCGTCCGGGCGGCCTTCCTCAACTCGACGCAGGGCCCCGACGAGCGTGCCCGGGTCGAGCGAGCCGTCGTCTCGGGCGAGGTCGACATGCTCTACCTCGCGCCCGAACGGCTCCGACTCGAGTCCACCCGATCGCTGCTCGACCGTGCGCGCATCGCGCTCTTCGCCATCGACGAGGCCCACTGTGTCGCCCAGTGGGGGCACGACTTCCGGCCCGACTACCTCGAGCTGAGCGTGCTGCACGAGCGCTGGCCGACGGTGCCGCGCATCGCCCTGACCGCCACGGCGACGCCGCAGACCCACCGCGAGATCTCCGGCCGGCTCGGCCTCGACGACGCCGCGCACTTCGTCGCCGACTTCGACCGGCCGAACATCCAGTACCGCATCGAGCCGAAGACGGGCGCGCTGCAGCAGCTCCTCACCTTCATCAAGACCGAGCACAGCGGCGACGCCGGCATCGTGTACTGCCTGTCGCGCAACTCGGTGGAGCGCACCGCGGCCGCGCTCGCCGACCAGGGGATCCCGGCGCTGCCGTACCACGCCGGGCTCGACGCACGGGTCCGTGAGCGGAACCAGTCGACCTTCCTGCGCGAGGACGGCGTCGTCATGGTCGCGACGATCGCCTTCGGCATGGGCATCGACAAGCCCGACGTCCGGTTCGTCGCCCACCTCGACCTGCCGAAGTCGGTCGAGGGCTACTACCAGGAGACCGGCCGTGCGGGGCGCGACGGCCTGCCCTCGACCGCGTGGTTGGCGTACGGGCTGAACGACGTCGTGCAGCAGCGGCGGATGATCGACCAGTCCGAGGGTGACGCGGCACACCGCCGGCAGCTCAGCGCGCACCTGGACGCCATGCTCGCGCTGTGCGAGACGATCGAGTGCCGGCGCGTCCGGTTGCTCGCCTACTTCGGGCAGGAGTCCACGGCGTGCGGGAACTGCGACACGTGCATTGCGCCGCCCGAGCCCTGGGACGGCACCGTGCCCGCCCAGAAGTTCCTGTCCACCGTCGTCCGGCTCGAGCGTGAGCGGGGCCAGCGGTACGGCGTCGCCCACCTCGTCGACATCCTCGTCGGCAAGCAGTCACCCCGCGTGCAGGAGCTCCGACACGACTCCCTCGCCACGTTCGGCATCGGCAACGACCTGGGCGAGGGGGAGTGGCGCGCGGTCGCGCGGCAGCTCCTCGCGCAGGGCTACGCAGCGGTGTCCGGCGACGGCTTCGGCACGGTCGTCCTGAGCCCGACGAGCGCCGAGGTCCTCAGTGGTCGCACCCGGGTGCTCATGCGGCGTGACCCCGTGAAGGCGCCGCGGGCGTCGCGTGCACGTCGACAGGTCGTCACCGACATGCCGCAGGAGGCGCTCGGCCTGTTCGAGGCCCTGCGCGCCTGGCGTGCCGCGCAGGCCCGCGAGCAGGGCGTGCCCGCGTACGTGGTCTTCAACGACGCGACCCTCCGGGGCATCGCGGCGGTGAAGCCGGCGGACGAGGACGCGCTGGCCGAGATCTCAGGCGTCGGCGGGGCCAAGCTCGAACGGTACGGACGGGCGGTACTCGACGTCGTGGCGGCACACGACTGA
- a CDS encoding lysophospholipid acyltransferase family protein, which produces MSRAVVTPLARLLWRPRIVGRRNVPKHGAVILASNHRSFIDSPAITLMAPRKVSFLAKQEYFTGTGFRGALSRAFFGGIGAIGVERGAGAAAQQALDLGLERLRAGEAFAIYPEGTRSLDGRLYRGRTGVAWLALTSGAPVVPVALTGTQDVQPVGSRFPKLARVTIEFGEPMDLSHFGEASSGRARRHATDAVMAAIQALSGQEPANAYNNPPATIVERVKQVLRRDDPTQAVEPD; this is translated from the coding sequence ATGAGCCGTGCGGTGGTCACGCCGCTCGCACGGCTGCTCTGGCGTCCGCGGATCGTCGGCCGGAGGAACGTCCCGAAGCACGGCGCGGTGATCCTCGCGAGCAACCACCGGTCGTTCATCGACTCGCCCGCGATCACCCTCATGGCACCGCGTAAGGTGTCGTTCCTCGCGAAGCAGGAGTACTTCACCGGAACGGGGTTCCGCGGCGCCCTGTCCCGGGCGTTCTTCGGCGGCATCGGCGCCATCGGCGTGGAGCGCGGTGCCGGCGCTGCGGCCCAGCAGGCCCTCGACCTCGGACTCGAGCGGTTGCGGGCGGGCGAGGCCTTCGCCATCTACCCGGAGGGGACCCGGTCGCTGGACGGTCGCCTGTACCGAGGGCGGACGGGGGTGGCCTGGCTCGCGCTGACGAGCGGCGCTCCGGTCGTCCCCGTCGCGCTCACGGGTACCCAGGACGTGCAGCCGGTGGGGTCCCGCTTCCCGAAGCTCGCGCGCGTGACGATCGAGTTCGGCGAGCCGATGGACCTGTCGCACTTCGGTGAGGCGTCGTCCGGTCGTGCCCGGCGTCATGCGACCGACGCGGTGATGGCGGCCATCCAGGCGCTGAGCGGCCAGGAGCCCGCGAACGCGTACAACAACCCGCCGGCGACGATCGTCGAGCGCGTCAAGCAGGTGCTGCGGCGCGACGACCCGACGCAGGCGGTCGAGCCGGACTGA